Proteins encoded within one genomic window of Mesotoga sp. UBA6090:
- a CDS encoding sugar phosphate isomerase/epimerase family protein: protein MDFLFSSNILIDFSLKKALKIFADEKISGVEIWVEHLWRDKNDLSEIRQLLDGFNLKRTLHSPSRDVNITSSNPGIRKESMRQTFEALEIATRLGVEVVTVHPGHMSSSKDRPGDYFEVQLESFQEIAKMARKSGLKVAVEVMEKKPMEIITEPEDLNSLLEYVDFDCMGTTFDVAHAASCFKNKVDQEVLNGLIVDYMSKLRKIFNVHVSNATLTKVHTPLLRGEFDFFPVLRELASIYDGTLTIEGFAPGDGMQVLRENRTVTSGWKEMLENV from the coding sequence ATGGATTTTCTTTTCAGTTCGAACATACTTATCGACTTTTCTCTTAAGAAGGCTCTGAAGATTTTTGCGGACGAGAAGATCTCTGGTGTTGAGATATGGGTTGAGCATCTGTGGAGAGATAAGAACGACCTGTCAGAGATAAGGCAGTTGCTAGACGGTTTCAATCTTAAACGAACTCTACATTCCCCGAGTAGAGACGTTAATATCACCTCTTCTAATCCGGGAATACGTAAAGAGTCGATGAGACAGACTTTCGAGGCGCTTGAGATCGCAACTCGACTTGGAGTCGAGGTTGTCACTGTTCATCCCGGACACATGTCTTCTTCAAAGGATAGACCAGGAGACTACTTTGAAGTGCAGCTTGAGTCATTTCAGGAGATTGCCAAGATGGCAAGGAAGTCTGGTCTAAAAGTAGCTGTGGAAGTTATGGAGAAGAAACCGATGGAAATTATCACAGAACCGGAAGACTTAAATTCGTTGCTTGAGTACGTGGATTTCGATTGCATGGGTACCACCTTTGATGTTGCTCACGCCGCTTCGTGCTTCAAGAATAAGGTCGATCAGGAGGTTCTGAATGGATTGATAGTTGATTACATGAGCAAGCTGCGGAAGATTTTCAACGTCCATGTGAGCAATGCCACTTTGACAAAGGTTCATACTCCGTTGCTTAGAGGAGAGTTCGATTTCTTTCCTGTTCTCAGGGAACTAGCGAGTATTTACGATGGGACGTTAACAATCGAGGGATTCGCACCGGGAGACGGTATGCAAGTTCTGCGAGAGAACAGGACCGTTACTTCCGGATGGAAGGAGATGCTCGAGAATGTTTGA